In one Thermaerobacter sp. PB12/4term genomic region, the following are encoded:
- a CDS encoding sulfite exporter TauE/SafE family protein: protein MDHQDNARRPAWRRLEGWAPLVAGVLTGGVNGLLGVGGGTLLVPALVYWFGVPDHRAHGTSILVVGLTSIISAAVYAARGLVDLQLAWQVAAGGMVGAALGARWMERLQPRGLRRLYGWFLLLLGLRMLVFG, encoded by the coding sequence GTGGACCACCAGGACAACGCCCGGCGCCCGGCGTGGCGCCGCCTGGAAGGCTGGGCGCCCCTCGTCGCAGGCGTCCTGACCGGCGGGGTGAACGGCCTGCTGGGGGTCGGCGGTGGAACCTTGCTGGTTCCGGCCCTGGTCTACTGGTTCGGAGTGCCGGATCACCGCGCCCACGGCACGTCCATCCTGGTGGTGGGGCTGACCTCCATCATCAGCGCCGCGGTCTATGCGGCGCGGGGGCTGGTCGACTTGCAACTGGCGTGGCAGGTGGCCGCCGGTGGTATGGTGGGCGCGGCCCTGGGCGCGCGGTGGATGGAGCGGCTCCAGCCCCGGGGGCTGCGGCGCCTGTACGGCTGGTTCCTCCTGCTCCTGGGCCTGCGGATGCTGGTGTTCGGCTGA
- a CDS encoding M3 family oligoendopeptidase, whose product MAVSSRYNPTWDLETFFPGDSASPQFESFLASLAQDLDRLRQEVRRLDPGAPAAHWESLVNGLQDAGARLGQAGAFTYCLVSQDTTDERARLLLTRVGELRATYNNLWTDLDRHLLAVSDPAWRALLEHPGLREVAFALNERRRRARERMDPELESLAGSLAVDGYHAWGDLYELVAGRIRVPVQEGDRTVHLSVGQAANRLEDPDRAVRAAVFDRWEAAWGQEAEVIAAALNHLAGFRWQWYRRRGWNDILKEPLDENRMQRATLEAMWDAVARKRGALLEYFRWKAERLGVQRLAWFDAHVPVYQAQGKVTYDEAADFVIEQFARFSDELAGLARRAFSERWIEAEDRPNKRAGGFCTGFPLSRQSRIFMTFGGTASNVGTLAHELGHAYHQWLMDDLPVLVRDYPMSLAETASTFAERVVTDAAIRHAPDTDTRLAFLEQQVLDGVSFCMNIHARFLFETAFYEARRQGPLSVADLNGLMEDAQRRAYHDSLDRYHPYFWASKLHFYATDAPFYNFPYTFGFLFSSGLYARARAEGPSFARRYAALLQDTGRMTVEDLARRHLGVDLTRPAFWEEALDTALAPLDEFLQLARAAGSGK is encoded by the coding sequence GTGGCCGTGAGTTCTCGCTACAACCCCACCTGGGATCTGGAAACCTTCTTCCCCGGTGACAGCGCATCGCCGCAGTTTGAATCCTTCCTGGCTTCCCTGGCCCAGGACCTGGACCGCCTCCGGCAGGAGGTGCGCCGGCTCGACCCCGGCGCTCCGGCGGCGCACTGGGAAAGCCTGGTCAACGGCCTGCAGGACGCCGGCGCGCGGCTGGGGCAGGCGGGCGCCTTCACCTACTGCCTGGTCTCCCAGGACACCACCGACGAGCGGGCGCGGCTGTTGCTCACCCGCGTGGGCGAGCTGCGCGCCACCTACAACAACCTGTGGACCGACCTGGACCGGCACCTGCTGGCGGTGTCCGATCCCGCCTGGCGGGCCCTCCTGGAGCACCCCGGCCTGCGGGAAGTGGCCTTCGCCCTGAACGAACGCCGCCGCCGGGCCCGGGAGCGCATGGACCCCGAGCTGGAATCCCTGGCCGGCTCGCTGGCGGTCGACGGCTATCATGCCTGGGGAGACCTCTACGAGCTGGTGGCCGGCCGTATCCGGGTTCCCGTGCAGGAAGGGGATCGCACCGTCCACCTCTCCGTCGGTCAGGCGGCCAATCGCCTGGAGGATCCCGACCGGGCCGTCCGCGCGGCCGTGTTCGACCGCTGGGAGGCGGCCTGGGGCCAGGAGGCCGAGGTCATCGCCGCCGCCCTCAACCACCTGGCCGGGTTCCGCTGGCAGTGGTACCGGCGCCGCGGCTGGAATGACATCCTCAAGGAACCCCTGGACGAGAACCGCATGCAGCGCGCCACCCTGGAAGCCATGTGGGATGCCGTCGCCCGCAAGCGCGGCGCCCTGCTGGAGTACTTCCGCTGGAAGGCCGAACGGCTTGGAGTCCAGCGGCTTGCCTGGTTCGACGCCCATGTTCCCGTCTACCAGGCCCAGGGCAAGGTGACGTACGACGAGGCTGCGGACTTCGTCATCGAGCAGTTTGCCCGCTTCAGCGACGAGCTGGCGGGGCTGGCCCGGCGCGCCTTCAGTGAGCGCTGGATCGAAGCCGAAGACCGCCCCAACAAGCGGGCCGGCGGGTTCTGCACCGGCTTCCCGCTGAGCCGCCAGTCCCGGATCTTCATGACCTTCGGCGGAACGGCGTCCAACGTGGGCACCCTGGCCCACGAGCTGGGACACGCCTACCATCAGTGGTTGATGGACGACCTGCCCGTGCTGGTCCGGGACTACCCCATGAGCCTGGCCGAAACGGCCTCCACCTTCGCGGAGCGGGTGGTCACCGACGCCGCCATCCGGCATGCGCCCGACACGGACACGCGCCTGGCCTTCCTGGAGCAGCAGGTGCTGGACGGGGTCTCCTTCTGCATGAACATCCACGCCCGCTTCCTGTTCGAGACGGCCTTCTACGAGGCGCGCCGCCAGGGTCCCCTGAGCGTGGCCGACCTCAACGGCCTGATGGAAGACGCGCAGCGCCGTGCCTACCACGACAGCCTGGACCGGTACCACCCGTACTTCTGGGCGTCCAAGCTGCACTTCTACGCCACCGACGCGCCGTTTTACAACTTCCCCTACACCTTCGGCTTCCTCTTCAGCTCCGGCCTGTACGCCCGGGCCCGGGCCGAAGGACCGTCGTTCGCCCGCCGCTATGCCGCCCTGCTGCAAGACACCGGCCGCATGACGGTGGAAGACCTGGCCCGCCGGCACCTGGGCGTCGACCTGACCCGGCCTGCCTTCTGGGAAGAGGCCCTGGACACCGCCCTGGCGCCCCTGGACGAATTCCTGCAGCTGGCGAGGGCGGCGGGCAGCGGCAAGTAA
- a CDS encoding YwhD family protein yields MRLQLVGTRSGPHSHLGGLAAILVDGDRATVSPGALHAKSPVEQGVRWVDDPAQVPGARQYWVVWIAQGGAGGRGVRGAVASPMWIDRQAMAGYKHLARHVNDMSRALKGVIDLEGLSDAQRRAVGEAIRARAPQVWEATDPAVRAALGGDPAGAARPAEGGPTSRDGAATGDRDAATS; encoded by the coding sequence GTGCGGCTGCAACTGGTAGGAACCCGGTCGGGGCCCCACAGCCATCTAGGGGGCCTGGCCGCCATCCTGGTGGACGGCGACCGGGCCACCGTGTCGCCGGGTGCCCTGCACGCCAAATCGCCGGTCGAGCAGGGGGTACGCTGGGTGGACGATCCGGCCCAGGTGCCCGGGGCCCGCCAGTACTGGGTGGTCTGGATCGCCCAGGGCGGCGCCGGCGGGCGCGGGGTGCGGGGCGCCGTGGCCAGTCCTATGTGGATCGACCGGCAGGCCATGGCGGGGTACAAGCACCTGGCACGTCACGTCAACGACATGTCCCGGGCCCTTAAAGGGGTGATCGACCTGGAGGGGCTTTCGGACGCCCAGCGGCGGGCGGTGGGGGAGGCCATCCGCGCCCGGGCGCCCCAGGTTTGGGAGGCGACGGATCCCGCCGTCCGGGCCGCTCTGGGCGGTGATCCGGCTGGCGCTGCGAGGCCGGCTGAAGGCGGCCCGACCAGCCGGGACGGTGCCGCCACCGGGGACCGTGACGCCGCCACCTCCTGA
- a CDS encoding NifU family protein, whose translation MREQVEQALESIRPAIQMDGGDIELVDVDENGVVRVRLIGACVGCPMSIMTLKAGIERILRERVPGVTDVEAV comes from the coding sequence ATGCGCGAGCAGGTGGAACAGGCGCTGGAATCCATCCGCCCCGCCATCCAGATGGACGGTGGGGACATCGAGCTGGTGGACGTGGACGAGAACGGTGTGGTGCGCGTGCGCCTCATCGGTGCCTGCGTCGGCTGCCCCATGTCCATCATGACGCTGAAGGCAGGCATCGAGCGCATCCTGCGCGAGCGGGTTCCGGGCGTCACCGACGTCGAGGCGGTGTGA
- a CDS encoding nitrilase-related carbon-nitrogen hydrolase, translating into MPGGIWQALQQQAFRLILRWTARGGPLRRAVAAMGIRRSPNLHRLDPARVRVAAVQLELDTFRRPEDFARWVARPLGDAVARGAQLVAFPEDVGLALLGLLPGFERLAAAPSPQAALAGLGDVAVADVFRFLGPAVGRIYHTTFSALARAHGVFVHGGSVMLPRGRNLYNFGFLYGPDGRLVGCHAKAHLLPMEAEWGVCPGDSFDVYDTVLGRIGIPVCMDATYFETFRLLALAGAEMVVVPIANPEPYNEWHARRGTWARVQETPVYGIVPALVGRILGIELTGRAAVYAPLPLTPAGDGVVAQARTWNRAEVVLADVDLVRLREYRRRAGFPGYLRPDLYERYLEPAYRRLRDRRAAESPSGRRGEAAG; encoded by the coding sequence ATGCCCGGCGGCATCTGGCAGGCGTTGCAGCAACAGGCCTTCCGGCTGATCCTGCGCTGGACGGCGCGGGGCGGCCCCCTGCGGCGGGCGGTGGCGGCCATGGGGATCCGGCGCAGCCCCAACCTGCACCGGCTGGATCCGGCTCGGGTGCGGGTGGCGGCGGTGCAGCTGGAGCTGGACACCTTCCGCCGCCCGGAGGACTTCGCCCGCTGGGTGGCGCGGCCGCTGGGCGACGCCGTGGCCCGGGGTGCCCAGCTGGTCGCCTTTCCCGAGGACGTGGGGCTGGCGCTCCTTGGCCTGCTTCCCGGCTTCGAGCGGCTGGCCGCAGCCCCCTCACCCCAGGCCGCCCTGGCCGGCCTGGGAGACGTGGCGGTGGCCGATGTCTTCCGCTTCCTGGGCCCGGCGGTGGGCCGGATCTACCACACCACCTTTTCCGCCCTGGCCCGGGCCCATGGGGTTTTTGTTCACGGCGGCAGCGTCATGCTCCCCCGGGGCCGCAACCTCTACAATTTCGGGTTCCTTTACGGGCCCGACGGCCGCCTCGTCGGGTGCCATGCCAAGGCCCACCTGCTGCCCATGGAGGCGGAGTGGGGTGTATGCCCCGGCGATTCCTTCGACGTGTACGACACGGTGCTGGGCCGGATCGGCATTCCCGTGTGCATGGACGCCACCTATTTTGAGACCTTCCGCCTGCTGGCCCTGGCGGGCGCCGAAATGGTGGTCGTCCCCATCGCCAACCCGGAGCCGTACAACGAGTGGCATGCCCGGCGCGGAACCTGGGCCAGGGTCCAGGAGACCCCCGTCTACGGCATCGTTCCTGCCCTCGTGGGGCGGATCCTGGGCATCGAGCTGACGGGGCGGGCCGCAGTCTACGCACCCCTGCCGCTGACCCCGGCCGGCGATGGGGTCGTGGCGCAGGCGCGCACCTGGAATCGGGCCGAGGTGGTGCTGGCCGACGTGGATCTGGTGCGCTTGCGGGAATACCGCCGGCGCGCCGGTTTCCCGGGGTATTTGCGACCCGACCTCTACGAGCGCTACCTGGAGCCGGCCTACCGCCGCTTGCGGGACCGGCGGGCGGCGGAATCCCCCTCCGGCCGGAGGGGCGAGGCTGCCGGCTAG
- a CDS encoding DUF1540 domain-containing protein, whose protein sequence is MLVGVRCTVADCHYWREGNYCDAEQILITHDWVSDRFPNRIDAAEIQELSSRVGGTPARQATDTCCKTFEPRRRS, encoded by the coding sequence GTGCTCGTCGGGGTGCGGTGCACGGTGGCCGACTGCCACTACTGGCGGGAGGGGAACTACTGCGACGCCGAGCAGATCCTCATCACCCACGACTGGGTCAGCGACCGGTTCCCCAACCGGATCGACGCGGCCGAAATCCAGGAGCTGTCGAGCCGGGTTGGTGGAACGCCGGCTCGCCAGGCCACGGACACCTGCTGCAAGACCTTCGAGCCGCGGCGGCGGTCGTAA
- a CDS encoding cell division protein FtsI yields MPQHERRDEPTRTTPQDGLPGQGHPAGARRQAGPGRTGSPQGTHRPAEAQTNPAADEGLNPLTTAAAGHWGPAWVHAGEGEGVDTPAPYNPLSNSVGFQQFATHPEEFRSAPQSMQNDPPGAGVVTPSVKTPPAPQPPQARPAGEKTGRDAAGRPEPGTPGS; encoded by the coding sequence GTGCCCCAGCACGAGCGCAGGGACGAACCCACCCGCACCACGCCCCAAGATGGCCTTCCCGGGCAGGGACACCCGGCCGGCGCCCGCCGGCAGGCGGGCCCGGGGAGGACCGGTTCCCCGCAGGGCACCCACAGGCCTGCGGAGGCCCAAACCAACCCGGCCGCCGACGAGGGGCTCAATCCCCTGACCACCGCGGCGGCCGGCCACTGGGGACCCGCCTGGGTCCATGCCGGTGAGGGCGAGGGGGTCGACACCCCGGCGCCTTACAATCCGCTGTCGAACAGCGTGGGGTTCCAGCAGTTTGCGACCCACCCCGAGGAGTTCCGGTCGGCGCCCCAATCGATGCAGAATGACCCGCCGGGGGCCGGCGTGGTGACACCCTCGGTGAAAACCCCGCCTGCTCCGCAGCCGCCCCAAGCCCGCCCTGCCGGAGAAAAAACCGGCCGGGATGCCGCAGGGCGGCCGGAACCGGGCACGCCAGGGTCCTGA
- a CDS encoding DUF441 domain-containing protein → MGQPDLVLLAILGLGALGRNPLVTAAAGILLLLRLLGLASLLPSLEQHAMSLGLILLIVAVLIPFADGQVTLQQTVQSFTRGGLAGYAGLVAGFVAAVLGARGIVLLEQNPHVIIGLIFGTLVGVAFFQGIPVGPLTAAGFAAVLMELLSLLRRGF, encoded by the coding sequence TTGGGTCAACCGGATCTGGTGCTTCTAGCGATCCTCGGCCTGGGCGCCCTGGGCCGCAACCCGCTGGTGACCGCGGCCGCAGGGATCCTGCTGCTGCTGCGCCTGCTCGGCCTGGCCTCGCTCCTTCCGTCTCTGGAGCAACACGCCATGTCCCTGGGGCTCATCCTGCTCATCGTGGCGGTGCTCATTCCCTTTGCCGACGGGCAGGTGACCCTGCAGCAAACGGTCCAGTCCTTCACCCGCGGCGGGCTGGCGGGCTATGCGGGGCTTGTGGCGGGATTCGTCGCCGCCGTGCTGGGCGCCCGGGGCATCGTGCTGCTGGAGCAAAACCCCCACGTGATCATCGGCTTGATCTTCGGGACCCTGGTCGGCGTGGCCTTCTTTCAAGGGATTCCCGTGGGCCCCCTGACGGCGGCGGGGTTTGCCGCCGTCCTGATGGAACTCCTGAGCCTCTTGCGGCGCGGCTTTTAG
- a CDS encoding S1C family serine protease: MTEPWMDPLSQWITRAVEAVSPSVVQIARQHRRGGRRLIDAVGSGVIWRSEPGRSLILTNAHVVGRAAEVMVLLPSGKRVTGTVAGRDRVYDVAVVEIASGPLPAATLGDSRGLKPGQAVIAVGNPFGLGTTVTMGIISAVDRSLPTPQGTPLDGLIQTDAPINPGNSGGPLALLDGRVIGLTTVKLDAHGLGFAVPVHLVEAIAGQILQEGAVRHLWLGIQGYAEVIDDNWVRTFELPADRGIVITRVMPSSPAEKAGLQVFDMIVAVQGEHVDTIGDVRKRLVGRRPGDQLEVTVLRGAELFRVPVRLEEMPARRPTRDS, encoded by the coding sequence GTGACCGAGCCCTGGATGGACCCCTTGTCCCAGTGGATCACCCGCGCGGTGGAGGCCGTGAGCCCGTCGGTGGTGCAGATCGCGCGGCAGCACCGGCGCGGCGGGCGGCGCCTCATCGACGCCGTGGGTTCCGGCGTGATCTGGCGCTCCGAGCCGGGCCGCAGCCTGATCCTGACCAATGCCCACGTGGTCGGCCGCGCGGCGGAGGTCATGGTCCTCCTGCCGTCGGGCAAGCGGGTCACCGGGACGGTGGCCGGCCGCGACCGCGTGTACGACGTGGCCGTGGTGGAGATCGCCAGCGGCCCGCTGCCGGCAGCGACGCTGGGCGATTCGCGCGGCCTGAAGCCCGGTCAGGCGGTGATCGCCGTGGGCAACCCCTTCGGCCTGGGCACCACGGTGACCATGGGGATCATTTCCGCGGTGGACCGGTCGCTGCCTACCCCGCAGGGTACGCCGCTGGACGGGCTGATCCAGACGGACGCGCCCATCAACCCGGGCAACTCGGGTGGGCCCCTGGCCCTGCTGGACGGCCGGGTCATCGGGCTCACCACGGTCAAGCTGGACGCCCATGGCCTGGGGTTTGCCGTGCCGGTCCACCTGGTGGAGGCCATTGCCGGCCAGATCCTGCAGGAAGGGGCCGTGCGGCACCTGTGGCTGGGTATCCAGGGGTACGCCGAGGTGATCGACGACAACTGGGTGCGCACCTTCGAACTGCCGGCCGACCGGGGCATCGTCATCACCCGGGTGATGCCCTCCAGTCCGGCGGAGAAGGCCGGCCTGCAGGTCTTCGACATGATCGTGGCGGTGCAGGGGGAACATGTGGACACCATCGGCGACGTGCGCAAGCGGCTGGTGGGCCGCCGGCCCGGCGACCAGCTGGAGGTGACGGTGCTGCGCGGCGCCGAGTTGTTCCGCGTGCCCGTCCGCCTGGAGGAGATGCCCGCCCGCCGGCCGACCCGGGACAGTTGA
- a CDS encoding PPC domain-containing DNA-binding protein — MPEFNLNRVIVGRLRRGDDILAALAAVARQHQIVTGWVQLLGAVERARLAFYDQAEQRYLDFQLDEPAEILAGTGNISRLRGETEPFVHLHLTLGDGQGRAWGGHVLEGTQVFACEYAIWVLDGPVLERAPDGETGLKLWPPA, encoded by the coding sequence TTGCCGGAATTCAACCTGAACCGGGTCATCGTGGGACGGCTGCGCCGGGGTGACGACATCCTGGCGGCCCTGGCCGCCGTGGCCCGCCAGCACCAGATCGTCACGGGCTGGGTCCAGCTGCTGGGCGCGGTGGAGCGGGCACGCCTGGCCTTTTACGACCAGGCGGAGCAGCGCTATCTCGACTTCCAGCTGGACGAACCGGCCGAGATCCTGGCCGGCACCGGAAACATCAGCCGGCTGCGCGGCGAAACGGAGCCTTTCGTCCACCTGCACCTTACCCTGGGCGACGGCCAGGGGCGGGCGTGGGGCGGGCATGTGCTGGAGGGGACGCAGGTCTTCGCCTGCGAGTACGCCATCTGGGTGCTGGACGGGCCGGTCCTGGAGCGGGCGCCCGACGGGGAAACGGGATTGAAGCTGTGGCCGCCGGCCTGA
- a CDS encoding DUF445 domain-containing protein, with protein sequence MDTAWFTLPLTGGLIGWATNRVAIWALFRPIRPWRVPGVGWTLQGLLPRRQADLARALAEAVERDLLTAADVREHLRRLPLDRAAADAVARMVREAVLARLPALVPRAWSLQLADRIAQEARYEVARRFPELAEGLWAAAGEGLRLGPVVERKLLALDPAGVEDLVLRLAGKELRFVEWSGAVLGFLVGLFQALLVTVA encoded by the coding sequence GTGGACACGGCGTGGTTCACCCTGCCCCTGACGGGCGGGCTCATCGGTTGGGCCACCAACCGGGTGGCCATCTGGGCCCTGTTCCGGCCCATCCGGCCCTGGCGGGTGCCGGGGGTGGGATGGACCTTGCAGGGCCTTTTGCCACGCCGCCAGGCCGACCTGGCCCGCGCCCTGGCCGAGGCGGTGGAACGGGACCTGCTGACGGCGGCCGACGTGCGGGAACACCTGCGCCGGCTGCCCCTGGACCGGGCGGCGGCCGACGCGGTGGCCCGGATGGTGCGGGAGGCGGTGCTGGCCCGCCTGCCGGCGCTGGTTCCTCGCGCCTGGTCCCTGCAGCTGGCCGATCGCATCGCCCAGGAGGCGCGCTACGAGGTGGCGCGCCGCTTTCCCGAGCTGGCCGAGGGCCTCTGGGCCGCCGCGGGCGAGGGCCTGCGCCTGGGTCCGGTGGTGGAACGGAAGCTGCTGGCCCTCGACCCGGCAGGCGTTGAAGATCTGGTCCTGCGGCTGGCCGGGAAGGAATTGCGCTTCGTCGAGTGGTCGGGGGCGGTGCTGGGATTCCTGGTCGGCCTGTTCCAGGCGCTCCTGGTGACCGTCGCCTGA
- a CDS encoding acylphosphatase → MDPVHPVGGQAGAPAVGAARLEVTVHGLVQGVGYRAFARSRALDLGLRGFARNNADGTVTVVAEGTPEALQRLVEALRQGPPAGRVDGLEVHWSAPQGLGPGFGIG, encoded by the coding sequence ATGGATCCTGTCCATCCCGTGGGCGGGCAGGCGGGGGCACCGGCGGTAGGCGCGGCCCGCCTGGAGGTCACGGTGCATGGCCTGGTGCAGGGCGTGGGCTACCGGGCCTTTGCCCGGTCCCGTGCCCTGGACCTCGGCTTGCGCGGCTTCGCCCGGAACAACGCCGACGGCACCGTCACCGTGGTGGCGGAGGGAACACCCGAGGCCCTCCAGCGCCTGGTGGAGGCCCTGCGGCAAGGGCCTCCCGCGGGCCGGGTCGACGGCCTGGAAGTGCACTGGTCCGCTCCCCAGGGCCTGGGACCGGGCTTCGGCATCGGCTGA
- the ytxC gene encoding putative sporulation protein YtxC, giving the protein MSDLLVIGTAQPPDSLRQRLEQEVAALTPLAAACGLEPPQLSEYQCGNWFFLAVQGPAFPGRRRNGPLRGGSRTPADPAAVPGGGPGGAAGSGEEPGSAGGARPGSPGPAVPWSRMAAELRYDFSGLFLGGPGWISGALGAAAGAAARGAPSRRRGAAPGPAGSSLRSTPAQAAHPGTAGVGGAGTPGGRPGGTSGGSGEAGRPGAGAESGAPGTRPAGAGGGNGAAGAPSRPGGDPNGVAAAEWVTTPPAGTGAGPAGRGESVPASEADPLFRDWRARVVRAIVAFIHDEHRWHLMQRLVTRRYAHLAPDARHQALAYARRHLAAAPARDGQLRYQLSRQVAAYVEGAGLLLVDGFLRFRCRDYVEALELAVDRAVDEYLLDREYRDFVRLLRQFVDLQVPRLDVVHVVVEPSGAFTMTDEQGRAVSLPPGEAWVAGPGEGLAPDPGDALVSALVTVAARRFVVHLRRRNQGLGGDTRDMLEQVFGNRVEVCTGCTRCRSRQRRPAAPAPSAR; this is encoded by the coding sequence ATGTCCGACCTACTGGTCATCGGCACCGCCCAACCGCCGGATTCCTTGCGCCAGCGGCTGGAGCAGGAGGTGGCCGCCTTGACCCCCCTGGCGGCGGCCTGCGGGCTCGAGCCGCCCCAGCTGAGCGAATACCAGTGCGGCAACTGGTTCTTCCTGGCCGTCCAGGGCCCCGCCTTCCCGGGACGGCGCCGGAACGGGCCGTTGCGGGGCGGCAGCCGGACCCCGGCCGACCCGGCGGCGGTCCCGGGCGGGGGTCCCGGCGGCGCTGCCGGGTCCGGGGAGGAACCCGGCAGCGCCGGAGGCGCGCGGCCGGGTTCCCCGGGTCCGGCCGTACCCTGGAGCCGGATGGCCGCGGAGCTGCGGTACGACTTCAGCGGCCTGTTCTTGGGAGGGCCGGGGTGGATTTCGGGGGCCCTGGGCGCGGCCGCCGGCGCGGCCGCCCGCGGTGCGCCGTCCCGGCGGCGCGGCGCCGCCCCGGGACCGGCCGGTTCCTCCCTGCGCTCCACGCCGGCCCAGGCAGCGCATCCCGGCACCGCCGGGGTCGGGGGCGCCGGCACCCCTGGAGGCCGCCCGGGCGGAACCAGCGGCGGCTCAGGGGAAGCCGGGCGGCCCGGGGCAGGCGCGGAGTCCGGGGCGCCCGGCACCCGCCCTGCCGGCGCGGGGGGCGGGAACGGCGCCGCCGGGGCCCCGAGCCGGCCCGGCGGCGACCCGAACGGGGTGGCCGCGGCGGAATGGGTGACCACGCCGCCCGCAGGTACCGGTGCCGGCCCCGCCGGAAGGGGCGAGTCGGTGCCCGCGTCGGAGGCCGATCCCCTGTTCCGCGACTGGCGCGCCCGGGTGGTGCGGGCCATCGTGGCCTTCATCCACGACGAGCACCGCTGGCACCTGATGCAGCGGCTGGTCACCCGCCGCTACGCCCATCTGGCCCCCGACGCGCGGCACCAGGCCCTGGCCTACGCCCGCCGGCACCTGGCCGCCGCGCCGGCCCGGGACGGGCAGCTCCGCTACCAGTTGAGCCGCCAGGTGGCCGCGTACGTGGAGGGCGCCGGCTTGCTCCTGGTCGACGGGTTTCTGCGGTTCCGGTGCCGGGACTACGTGGAGGCCCTGGAGCTGGCCGTGGACCGGGCGGTGGACGAGTACCTGCTGGACCGGGAGTACCGGGACTTCGTGCGGCTGCTGCGGCAGTTCGTCGACCTGCAGGTGCCGCGGCTGGACGTGGTCCATGTGGTGGTGGAACCGTCGGGCGCCTTCACCATGACCGACGAGCAGGGGCGGGCCGTGTCCCTGCCGCCGGGAGAGGCCTGGGTGGCCGGCCCGGGGGAGGGGCTGGCGCCGGATCCCGGCGACGCCCTGGTCAGCGCCCTGGTGACGGTGGCCGCCCGCCGGTTCGTGGTGCACCTGCGCCGCCGCAACCAGGGGCTGGGCGGTGACACCCGGGACATGCTGGAGCAGGTCTTCGGCAACCGCGTGGAGGTCTGCACGGGCTGCACCCGCTGCCGCTCGCGCCAGCGGCGCCCGGCGGCTCCGGCCCCGTCGGCCCGGTGA